A genomic segment from Agrobacterium vitis encodes:
- the moaD gene encoding molybdopterin converting factor subunit 1, whose protein sequence is MTVKLVYFAWVREKIGLDEEELALPEQVKTGTDLIAYLTERGENYAEALQFPNAIRIAVNQEHVEHDESLAGAREIGLFPPMTGG, encoded by the coding sequence ATGACCGTCAAGCTTGTCTATTTCGCCTGGGTGCGTGAAAAGATCGGCCTCGATGAGGAAGAGCTTGCGCTGCCCGAACAGGTAAAGACCGGCACCGACCTGATCGCCTATCTGACCGAACGCGGCGAGAATTACGCCGAGGCGCTGCAATTTCCAAACGCCATTCGGATTGCCGTCAATCAGGAACATGTCGAGCATGACGAGTCGCTGGCTGGCGCCCGCGAAATCGGCTTGTTTCCGCCAATGACCGGTGGTTGA
- the uvrC gene encoding excinuclease ABC subunit UvrC: protein MTPGKQPEGGILYDGTEDDEDDIAADGAIDPAVAAVLPPIDWNEGALHGSGLTGADLIAEFVKKLPNNPGVYRMMNGDGDVLYVGKARSLKKRVSNYAQGRLHSNRLTRMVRETAHMEFVTTRTEVEALLLEANLIKRLRPRYNVLLRDDKSFPYILVTGDGRAPAIYKHRGARARKGDYFGPFASAGAVGRTINSLQRAFLLRTCTDSVFESRTRPCLLYQIKRCSGPCTHEISDADYGVLVKEAKDFLSGKSQNVKEAMARTMNEAAEELDFERAAVFRDRLAGLSHVQSHQGINPAGVEEADIFAIHHEGGLTCIQVFFFRTGQNWGNRAYFPKADPQMTGAEVLSAFLAQFYDDKPCPRQVLLSEGIDEQDLLSLALSEKAGYKVTILVPQRGEKKDLVEHVHGNAREAHGRKLAETASQERLLKGFAETFALSYVPRRIEIYDNSHIMGTNAVGGMVVAGPEGFVRNQYRKFNIKSTDITPGDDFGMMREVMTRRFSRLLKEEGKPDRKTVSEEGADAVFPAWPDVILIDGGQGQMTAVRAILKELDITDCVTAIGVAKGVDRDAGRERFFAEGKPDFTLPPRDPVLYFIQRLRDEAHRFAIGSHRARRKKEMVKNPLDEIGGIGPTRKRALLQHFGTAKAVSRAAMNDLMAVDGISEAVARQVYNHFHENAGHSHENSRE, encoded by the coding sequence ACGAGGACGACATTGCGGCAGACGGCGCAATCGACCCCGCGGTCGCTGCCGTGTTGCCGCCGATCGACTGGAACGAGGGTGCCCTGCATGGCAGCGGCCTGACCGGTGCCGACCTGATTGCGGAATTCGTCAAGAAACTACCCAACAATCCCGGCGTCTACCGGATGATGAATGGCGACGGCGACGTGCTCTATGTCGGCAAGGCCCGCAGCCTAAAGAAGCGCGTCAGCAATTACGCGCAAGGCCGCCTGCATTCCAACCGCCTGACCCGGATGGTGCGCGAAACCGCCCATATGGAATTCGTCACGACCCGAACCGAGGTCGAAGCGCTGTTGCTCGAAGCCAACCTGATCAAGCGCTTGCGGCCGCGCTATAACGTGCTGTTGCGCGACGACAAGAGCTTTCCCTATATCCTGGTAACCGGCGATGGCCGCGCCCCCGCCATTTACAAGCATCGCGGTGCGCGCGCCCGCAAGGGCGATTATTTCGGCCCCTTCGCCTCGGCGGGCGCTGTTGGGCGCACCATCAATTCGTTGCAACGGGCGTTTCTGTTGCGCACCTGCACTGACAGCGTGTTTGAGAGCCGCACGCGGCCCTGTCTTCTTTATCAAATCAAGCGCTGTTCCGGCCCCTGCACCCATGAAATCAGCGATGCCGATTACGGCGTGCTGGTGAAGGAGGCCAAGGATTTCCTGTCCGGCAAGAGCCAGAACGTCAAGGAAGCCATGGCGCGGACGATGAACGAGGCAGCGGAAGAGCTGGATTTCGAGCGCGCCGCCGTGTTCCGCGACCGTCTGGCGGGCCTTTCCCATGTGCAGAGCCACCAGGGCATCAATCCGGCGGGCGTCGAGGAGGCCGATATTTTCGCCATCCACCACGAGGGCGGCTTGACCTGTATCCAGGTGTTCTTTTTCAGGACCGGACAGAACTGGGGCAACCGCGCCTATTTCCCGAAGGCCGATCCGCAAATGACCGGCGCGGAAGTGTTGAGCGCCTTTCTGGCACAGTTTTACGACGACAAGCCCTGCCCCCGGCAAGTGCTGCTGTCGGAGGGGATTGACGAGCAGGACCTGTTGAGCTTGGCGCTCTCCGAAAAGGCGGGATACAAGGTGACGATCCTGGTGCCGCAACGCGGCGAGAAGAAGGATCTGGTCGAACATGTGCATGGCAATGCCCGCGAGGCCCATGGCCGCAAGCTGGCGGAGACGGCCTCGCAGGAACGCTTGTTGAAAGGCTTTGCCGAAACGTTCGCGCTCAGTTACGTGCCACGCCGGATCGAGATCTACGACAATTCCCACATCATGGGGACCAATGCGGTGGGCGGCATGGTGGTCGCTGGGCCGGAAGGCTTCGTGCGCAACCAGTATCGCAAGTTCAACATCAAATCGACCGACATCACCCCTGGCGACGATTTCGGCATGATGCGCGAAGTGATGACGCGGCGCTTTTCGCGTCTGTTGAAGGAAGAAGGCAAGCCGGACCGCAAAACTGTTTCCGAGGAAGGCGCGGATGCGGTTTTCCCGGCCTGGCCCGATGTGATTCTGATCGATGGTGGCCAGGGTCAGATGACCGCCGTCAGGGCGATCCTGAAGGAACTGGACATTACCGATTGCGTCACGGCCATCGGCGTCGCCAAGGGCGTTGACCGCGATGCGGGCCGTGAGCGTTTCTTTGCTGAGGGCAAGCCGGACTTCACCTTGCCGCCACGCGATCCGGTGCTTTATTTCATCCAGCGGCTACGCGACGAGGCACATCGCTTTGCCATCGGCTCGCACCGGGCGCGGCGCAAGAAGGAAATGGTCAAGAATCCATTGGATGAAATCGGTGGCATCGGACCGACCCGCAAGCGGGCGCTGTTACAGCATTTCGGCACGGCCAAGGCGGTCTCGCGAGCGGCAATGAACGATCTGATGGCGGTGGATGGCATTTCGGAAGCCGTTGCACGACAAGTTTACAATCATTTTCATGAAAATGCTGGTCATTCTCACGAAAACAGCCGGGAATAG
- the pgsA gene encoding CDP-diacylglycerol--glycerol-3-phosphate 3-phosphatidyltransferase: MASRTYSIPNLLTYGRILAVPLIVLCFYLEGKLQSTDFARWAALAIFVIASITDFFDGYLARIWNQTSNIGRMLDPIADKLLVATCLLLMAADTEKTIAGWSLWAAIIILCREILVSGLREYLAELKVSVPVTRIAKWKTTVQMVALAFLLAGPAGDKVLPYTTQIGIGLLWIAAALTMYTGYDYFKAGVKHMVDE; the protein is encoded by the coding sequence ATGGCTTCGCGTACCTACAGCATTCCCAACCTGTTGACATATGGCCGTATTCTGGCCGTGCCGTTGATCGTTCTGTGCTTCTATCTGGAAGGCAAGCTGCAAAGCACCGACTTTGCCCGCTGGGCGGCTCTGGCGATCTTTGTTATCGCCTCGATCACCGATTTCTTCGACGGCTATCTGGCCCGGATCTGGAACCAGACCTCCAATATCGGCCGGATGCTCGACCCGATTGCCGACAAACTGCTGGTCGCCACCTGCCTGTTGCTGATGGCTGCCGATACGGAAAAAACCATTGCCGGCTGGTCGCTCTGGGCCGCCATCATCATCCTCTGCCGCGAAATCCTGGTCTCCGGCCTGCGGGAATACCTGGCCGAACTGAAGGTCAGCGTGCCGGTGACGCGAATCGCCAAGTGGAAAACCACGGTGCAGATGGTGGCACTTGCCTTTCTGCTGGCTGGTCCGGCAGGCGACAAGGTTCTGCCTTACACGACCCAGATCGGCATCGGCCTGCTGTGGATCGCCGCCGCTCTCACCATGTATACCGGCTATGACTATTTCAAAGCCGGTGTGAAACATATGGTGGACGAATGA